One window from the genome of Sphaerotilus microaerophilus encodes:
- the yaaA gene encoding peroxide stress protein YaaA translates to MLLLLSPAKSLDYDTPTDIAATTPKFMAEAAQLIELLRPLTPAHVAGLMDLSDALAQLNVGRYAAWRRRATPANSKPALLAFNGDVYDGLDARSLGREDLAWAQEHLVILSGLYGALRPLDALQPYRLEMGTRLANPRGRDLYAWWGDTISRYLNQRQKGVRSGPVPVVVNLASQEYFKAVDRRALKARVVECVFEDWQRDAWRIVSFHAKRARGRMARWAIEQRCSAPEQLSGFDRAGYAWDEAASGPDRLVFRRRTD, encoded by the coding sequence ATGCTCCTGCTGCTCTCGCCCGCCAAGTCGCTCGACTACGACACCCCCACCGACATCGCTGCCACCACGCCGAAGTTCATGGCCGAGGCGGCGCAGCTGATCGAGCTGCTGCGCCCGCTCACGCCGGCCCACGTGGCCGGGTTGATGGACCTGTCGGACGCGCTGGCGCAGCTCAACGTCGGCCGCTATGCCGCCTGGCGCCGCCGCGCCACGCCGGCCAACAGCAAGCCGGCGCTGCTGGCCTTCAACGGCGATGTGTACGACGGGCTGGATGCGCGCAGCCTGGGCCGCGAGGACCTGGCCTGGGCGCAGGAGCACTTGGTGATCCTCTCCGGCCTGTATGGTGCGCTGCGCCCGCTGGACGCCCTGCAGCCCTACCGGCTGGAGATGGGCACGCGCCTGGCCAACCCGCGTGGCCGCGACCTCTACGCCTGGTGGGGCGACACGATCTCGCGCTACCTCAACCAGCGCCAGAAGGGCGTGCGCAGCGGGCCGGTGCCGGTGGTGGTCAACCTCGCGTCGCAGGAGTATTTCAAGGCGGTGGACCGCCGCGCGCTGAAGGCCCGGGTGGTGGAGTGCGTCTTCGAGGACTGGCAGCGCGATGCCTGGCGCATCGTCAGCTTCCACGCCAAGCGGGCGCGCGGGAGGATGGCGCGCTGGGCCATCGAGCAGCGCTGCAGCGCGCCCGAGCAGCTCAGCGGTTTCGACCGCGCCGGCTACGCCTGGGACGAGGCTGCCTCCGGGCCCGACCGGCTGGTGTTCCGCCGCCGCACGGACTGA
- a CDS encoding cobalamin-binding protein, which yields MTADLLPRRIVCLTEETTETLYRLGEEARIVGISGYTVRPARARQEKPKVSAYLSAKIDKILDLEPDLVLGFSDLQADIASQLVRAGVAVHVFNHRDVAGILRMIAMVGAMVGAQDRAAALLAELQAGLDAAAARVKALPCRPKVYFEEWMEPLISGNGWVSELITLAGGEECFPELAGRSHGKDRIIADPLEVARRAPDLILGSWCGRKFRPDQVGARPGWEAVPAVRDGQVYEIKSSEILQPGPAALTDGLRQIQARIQAWVERG from the coding sequence ATGACCGCTGACCTGCTCCCCCGCCGCATCGTCTGCCTCACCGAGGAAACCACCGAGACGCTCTACCGCCTGGGCGAGGAGGCGCGCATCGTCGGCATCTCCGGCTACACCGTGCGCCCGGCGCGGGCCCGCCAGGAAAAGCCAAAGGTCAGCGCCTACCTGAGCGCGAAGATCGACAAGATCCTCGACCTGGAGCCGGACCTCGTGCTCGGCTTCTCCGACCTGCAGGCCGACATCGCCAGCCAGTTGGTACGCGCCGGGGTGGCGGTGCACGTCTTCAACCACCGCGACGTGGCGGGCATCCTGCGCATGATCGCGATGGTGGGGGCGATGGTGGGGGCACAGGACCGCGCCGCTGCGCTGCTGGCCGAGCTGCAGGCCGGCCTGGACGCCGCCGCCGCGCGCGTCAAGGCGCTGCCGTGCCGGCCCAAGGTCTACTTCGAGGAGTGGATGGAGCCGCTGATTTCCGGCAACGGCTGGGTCAGCGAGCTGATCACGCTGGCCGGCGGTGAGGAGTGCTTCCCCGAGCTGGCCGGCCGCTCGCACGGGAAGGACCGCATCATTGCCGACCCGCTGGAGGTGGCCCGCCGCGCGCCGGACCTGATCCTGGGCTCCTGGTGCGGCCGCAAGTTCCGCCCCGATCAGGTGGGGGCCCGCCCCGGCTGGGAGGCGGTGCCGGCGGTGCGTGATGGCCAGGTCTACGAGATCAAGTCCAGCGAGATCCTCCAGCCCGGCCCGGCGGCGCTGACCGATGGGCTGCGGCAGATCCAGGCGCGCATCCAGGCCTGGGTTGAACGGGGCTGA
- a CDS encoding 2OG-Fe(II) oxygenase: MSTQTVSSKASAKASTQPTQAAQASSAQAASPELRQWIIEQAQAGHSPESVLKAMTDAGWHEAVAVATLEDTLAGHLARQREQDALPPPSPVPEPDLRGSPSSVFAHDREVQVLLSMRDPRVVVFGGFMSHEECDALIELARPRLARSETVHNETGGSEVNEARTSHGMFFQRGESELLRRIEARIAALVNWPVENGEGVQVLNYKPGAEYKAHYDYFDPAQPGTATILKRGGQRVGTLVMYLNAVEAGGGTSFPDVQLEVAPVKGNAVFFAYDRAHPSSRSLHGGSPVVAGEKWVATKWMRQGRFD, from the coding sequence ATGAGCACGCAGACCGTTTCGTCAAAGGCTTCCGCCAAGGCTTCCACCCAGCCTACCCAGGCTGCTCAGGCCAGCTCCGCCCAGGCTGCCAGCCCCGAGCTGCGCCAGTGGATCATCGAGCAGGCCCAGGCCGGCCACAGTCCCGAGTCGGTCCTCAAGGCCATGACCGATGCCGGCTGGCACGAGGCGGTGGCCGTTGCGACGCTGGAGGACACGCTCGCGGGGCACCTGGCCAGGCAGCGGGAGCAGGATGCCCTGCCCCCGCCGTCGCCGGTGCCCGAGCCGGACCTGCGTGGCTCGCCGTCGAGCGTGTTTGCGCACGACCGCGAGGTGCAGGTGCTGCTGAGCATGCGCGACCCCCGGGTGGTGGTGTTCGGCGGCTTCATGTCGCACGAGGAGTGCGACGCCCTGATCGAACTGGCCCGCCCGCGCCTGGCCCGCTCTGAAACGGTTCACAACGAAACCGGCGGCAGCGAGGTCAATGAGGCCCGCACCAGCCATGGCATGTTCTTCCAGCGCGGCGAGTCCGAGCTGCTGCGGCGCATCGAGGCGCGCATCGCTGCGCTGGTGAACTGGCCGGTCGAAAACGGCGAGGGCGTGCAGGTGCTGAACTACAAGCCCGGTGCCGAGTACAAGGCGCACTACGACTACTTCGACCCCGCCCAGCCTGGCACCGCCACCATCCTCAAGCGCGGTGGCCAGCGCGTCGGCACGCTGGTGATGTACCTGAATGCCGTCGAGGCCGGTGGCGGCACCTCCTTCCCGGACGTGCAGCTGGAAGTCGCCCCGGTCAAGGGCAACGCCGTCTTCTTCGCCTATGACCGCGCGCACCCGTCGAGCCGCTCGCTGCACGGCGGCTCTCCGGTGGTGGCGGGTGAGAAGTGGGTCGCCACCAAGTGGATGCGCCAGGGCCGCTTCGACTGA
- a CDS encoding YchJ family protein, protein MSRTAPPDAPPAHLPCPCGSGQPLAKCCGRWHEGAQRLLAPTAEALMRSRYSAFVLDRREYLLATWHPSTRPSELEAPEPGLKWLGLQVRAHVPQDADHATVEFVARSKLSGRAHRLQELSRFVREGGRWYYVDGDVDGEVG, encoded by the coding sequence ATGAGCCGCACTGCCCCGCCCGATGCCCCGCCCGCTCACCTGCCCTGCCCTTGCGGCTCCGGCCAACCGCTGGCGAAATGCTGCGGCCGCTGGCACGAAGGGGCGCAGCGGCTGCTGGCGCCCACCGCCGAGGCGCTCATGCGCTCGCGCTACAGCGCCTTCGTGCTGGACCGGCGCGAGTACCTGCTCGCCACCTGGCACCCGAGCACCCGGCCCTCGGAACTGGAAGCGCCGGAACCCGGCCTGAAGTGGCTGGGCCTGCAGGTGCGTGCTCACGTTCCGCAGGACGCCGACCACGCCACGGTGGAATTCGTGGCGCGCAGCAAACTCAGCGGCCGGGCGCACCGGCTGCAGGAGCTCAGCCGTTTCGTGCGGGAGGGCGGGCGCTGGTATTACGTGGATGGGGACGTGGATGGGGAGGTGGGCTGA
- a CDS encoding histidine phosphatase family protein, with protein sequence MAELWIWRHPRPDGAAGRCIGAGSDLPVDPRRAKRLAHRIRQQARRAGLPRVIATSPLRRGAAVGRWLRRWGWRHGVDARLAELHFGAWDGQPWSAISREAFAAWEADFLGHAPGGGESLAALRQRQAEWLDEAGDLPARLVVGHAGWINALRTRHHPQLTAANWPRPLRYGQCWREPAASDALNPTPPDAR encoded by the coding sequence ATGGCTGAGCTCTGGATCTGGCGCCACCCGCGCCCGGACGGCGCCGCCGGGCGCTGCATCGGCGCGGGCAGCGACCTGCCGGTGGACCCGCGCCGCGCCAAGCGGCTGGCGCACCGCATCCGCCAGCAGGCCCGTCGCGCCGGGCTGCCGCGGGTGATCGCCACGTCGCCCCTGCGCCGCGGTGCCGCCGTGGGCCGCTGGCTGCGGCGCTGGGGCTGGCGGCATGGGGTCGATGCCCGGCTGGCGGAGCTGCACTTTGGTGCCTGGGACGGTCAGCCCTGGTCGGCGATCTCCCGCGAAGCCTTCGCCGCCTGGGAGGCCGACTTCCTGGGCCACGCGCCCGGTGGGGGCGAGAGCCTGGCCGCGCTGCGCCAGCGCCAGGCCGAGTGGCTCGATGAAGCCGGCGACCTCCCGGCGCGCCTGGTGGTCGGCCACGCCGGCTGGATCAACGCGCTGCGCACCCGCCACCACCCGCAGCTCACCGCCGCCAACTGGCCGCGCCCGCTGCGTTACGGCCAATGCTGGCGCGAGCCGGCCGCTTCCGATGCGCTCAACCCGACACCGCCCGACGCCCGCTGA
- the cobS gene encoding adenosylcobinamide-GDP ribazoletransferase: protein MGHLARELRLFLIALQFFTRVPVTGRLADWVGWSPEAMHASARHYPAVGLLVGAFSALLLAAAQLWPLPVAVGLAMAGSVWLTGGFHEDGLADTCDGLGGAVSRERALTIMKDSRLGSYGALGLVFVLGLKAAALHGLAVQSLPLAAALLVWAHAASRALPVALLWLLPYAGDVEHAKAKPMAQQISGAGLAVALGWVALATGALVVVLGAWGLPLAALVGLIGMGAWCARWYRRRLGGFTGDTLGAAQQLGELAAYLGALALLPLMPPMGGAHG, encoded by the coding sequence ATGGGTCACCTCGCCCGCGAGCTGCGGCTCTTCCTCATCGCGCTGCAGTTCTTCACCCGCGTGCCGGTGACGGGCCGGCTGGCCGACTGGGTCGGCTGGTCGCCCGAGGCGATGCACGCCAGCGCCCGCCACTACCCGGCGGTGGGGCTGCTGGTGGGCGCCTTCAGCGCGCTGCTGCTGGCGGCGGCGCAGCTCTGGCCGCTGCCGGTGGCGGTGGGGCTGGCGATGGCCGGCTCGGTCTGGCTCACCGGCGGCTTCCACGAGGACGGCCTGGCCGACACCTGCGACGGCCTGGGCGGCGCCGTCTCGCGTGAGCGGGCACTCACCATCATGAAGGACTCCCGCCTGGGCAGCTACGGCGCGCTCGGGCTGGTCTTTGTGCTGGGCCTGAAGGCCGCCGCGCTGCACGGGCTGGCGGTGCAGAGCCTGCCGCTGGCCGCCGCGCTGCTGGTCTGGGCGCACGCCGCCTCCCGTGCGCTGCCGGTGGCGCTGCTCTGGCTGCTGCCCTACGCGGGGGATGTCGAGCACGCCAAGGCCAAGCCGATGGCGCAGCAGATCTCCGGTGCCGGCCTGGCCGTCGCGCTGGGCTGGGTGGCGCTGGCGACGGGTGCGCTGGTCGTCGTGCTCGGCGCCTGGGGGCTACCGCTGGCGGCGCTGGTGGGCCTGATCGGGATGGGCGCGTGGTGTGCACGCTGGTACCGGCGCCGGCTGGGCGGCTTCACCGGCGACACGCTGGGCGCGGCGCAGCAGCTCGGCGAGCTGGCGGCCTACCTCGGCGCGCTGGCGTTGCTGCCGCTGATGCCACCGATGGGTGGTGCCCATGGCTGA
- the nth gene encoding endonuclease III, producing MHTRQIQQMFTTLRAANPQPASELEYSSVFELLAAVLLSAQATDVSVNKATRRLFPVANTPAKLLALGEAGLAEHIRTIGLYRTKAKNLLATCRILLEQHGGQVPRSREALEALPGVGRKTANVVLNVAFGEPTCAVDTHIFRVGNRTGLAPGKTPLAVEQQLMRRVPKEFLADAHHWLILHGRYVCVARTPKCWQCAIAAQCGFKDKTPAP from the coding sequence ATGCACACCCGCCAGATCCAGCAGATGTTCACCACCCTGCGCGCGGCCAACCCGCAGCCCGCTTCGGAGCTGGAATACAGCTCGGTGTTCGAGCTGCTCGCCGCCGTGCTGCTGTCGGCCCAGGCCACCGACGTGAGCGTCAACAAGGCGACGCGCCGGCTCTTCCCGGTCGCCAACACGCCCGCCAAGCTGCTGGCGCTGGGCGAGGCCGGGCTGGCCGAGCACATCCGCACCATCGGCCTGTACCGCACCAAGGCGAAGAACCTGCTCGCCACCTGCCGCATCCTGCTGGAACAGCACGGTGGCCAGGTGCCGCGCAGCCGCGAGGCGCTCGAAGCCCTGCCCGGCGTGGGCCGCAAGACCGCCAACGTGGTGCTCAACGTCGCCTTTGGCGAGCCCACCTGCGCGGTGGACACGCACATCTTCCGCGTCGGCAACCGCACCGGGCTGGCGCCCGGAAAGACCCCGCTGGCGGTGGAGCAGCAGCTGATGCGCCGCGTGCCGAAGGAGTTCCTCGCCGACGCGCACCACTGGCTGATCCTGCACGGGCGCTACGTCTGCGTGGCACGCACGCCGAAGTGCTGGCAGTGCGCGATCGCGGCGCAGTGCGGCTTCAAGGACAAGACGCCGGCGCCCTGA